In Caldisericia bacterium, the following are encoded in one genomic region:
- a CDS encoding ComEC/Rec2 family competence protein, with product MRKLFPVIFIFFLLSLFSLKFPFLLPIVFIPLFFIRRKDFTLFFIIFITIGIIRSGFFTFPSFENPKTDTLIGKVVSFERRTSVEIKTEYGRVNVYKNRIYNLRPFDEVEVVGEFINDFGGNPGEESFILYSISKNSVLKFYARDIRVRKRDNGIISRIRNRIYSNLNLLPEKYSFVRGIFMGGGSIEREIKEKFKYAGVMHLLAVSGFHLSI from the coding sequence TTGAGAAAACTATTTCCAGTAATATTTATTTTCTTTCTCCTGTCCCTCTTTTCCCTGAAATTCCCCTTTTTACTTCCCATTGTTTTTATACCCCTTTTCTTTATAAGAAGAAAGGATTTTACACTCTTTTTTATTATTTTTATAACTATTGGCATAATAAGGAGTGGCTTTTTTACATTCCCTTCATTTGAAAATCCTAAGACAGATACACTTATAGGAAAAGTTGTATCTTTTGAAAGAAGAACTTCAGTTGAGATAAAAACAGAGTATGGAAGAGTGAATGTGTACAAGAATAGAATTTATAATTTAAGACCCTTTGATGAGGTGGAGGTTGTGGGAGAGTTTATAAATGATTTCGGAGGAAATCCCGGCGAGGAGTCTTTCATACTTTACTCAATTTCTAAGAACTCAGTCTTAAAATTCTATGCAAGGGATATTAGAGTGAGAAAAAGGGATAATGGTATTATCTCGAGGATAAGAAACAGAATATATAGCAATCTGAATTTACTTCCAGAAAAGTATTCTTTTGTCAGGGGAATATTTATGGGGGGTGGAAGTATAGAGAGGGAAATAAAAGAAAAGTTTAAATACGCTGGTGTTATGCACCTTCTCGCTGTCTCTGGATTTCACTTGTCAATAC
- a CDS encoding helix-hairpin-helix domain-containing protein, which translates to MIFGKREWIIAIIVSFLIGFALGYYIHPRGINTENREEIGIEAKNKIYVHVVGEVKNPGVYEMSLGDRVFHAIEKAGGATENADLTSINLAEKLKDGEKIIVYKKEMINSNNVTSKNNVSQDQERYFKSKNNLININTASKEELETLPGIGEVLSQRIIDYRRTNGYFKSIDEIKKVSGIGEKRFEAIKDLITVGP; encoded by the coding sequence ATGATCTTTGGAAAGAGAGAGTGGATAATAGCTATAATTGTTTCTTTTCTTATAGGTTTTGCTCTTGGCTATTACATCCATCCCAGGGGAATAAATACCGAAAATAGAGAAGAGATAGGTATTGAGGCAAAGAACAAAATATATGTGCATGTGGTAGGAGAGGTTAAGAATCCCGGGGTTTATGAAATGTCTCTGGGAGATAGAGTTTTTCACGCCATTGAGAAGGCAGGTGGTGCCACAGAGAATGCTGATCTTACATCTATAAACTTAGCAGAAAAGTTAAAGGACGGAGAGAAGATAATTGTTTACAAGAAAGAGATGATTAATTCAAACAATGTTACTTCAAAGAACAATGTTTCCCAAGACCAAGAGAGATATTTTAAATCAAAGAACAATTTAATAAACATAAATACTGCATCCAAAGAGGAACTTGAGACACTTCCAGGGATTGGAGAGGTTCTCTCTCAAAGAATTATAGATTATAGAAGAACAAATGGCTATTTTAAGAGCATAGATGAGATAAAAAAGGTTTCAGGGATAGGGGAGAAGAGATTTGAAGCTATAAAGGATTTGATAACTGTAGGTCCTTGA
- the argF gene encoding ornithine carbamoyltransferase encodes MNLKGRDVLSLYDFTREEIEEFLRATEVLKVRSKMGENIPVLAGKKLGMLFEKPSTRTRISFEVAMYELGGYALYLSSRDLQLRRGETIGDTARVLSRYLDGIMARVYSHKDLVDLAKFASIPVINGLSDKFHPCQILGDLFTIKEKKGKLKGLKLAYVGDGNNVCHSLMLGGAKMGMRVFVVSPKELRPDEEITRWAMEDAKRYGGEIVLTDDPVEGVRDADIIYTDVWVSMGQEGEEERKRNILKRYQVNNELVKHAKKDFIFMHCLPAHRGEEVTDEIMDGENSVVFDQAENRLHVEKGILSLVL; translated from the coding sequence ATGAACTTAAAAGGTAGAGATGTTTTATCTCTTTATGATTTTACAAGAGAAGAGATTGAAGAATTTTTGAGAGCCACTGAGGTTTTAAAGGTAAGGTCAAAGATGGGAGAGAATATCCCTGTCCTTGCAGGTAAGAAGTTGGGGATGCTTTTTGAAAAACCATCCACAAGAACGAGAATTTCCTTTGAAGTAGCAATGTATGAGCTTGGTGGATATGCCCTCTATCTTTCTTCAAGAGATTTACAGTTAAGAAGGGGTGAAACAATTGGTGATACAGCAAGAGTCTTATCCCGCTATCTTGATGGTATTATGGCAAGGGTATACTCACACAAGGACCTTGTGGACCTTGCCAAATTTGCAAGTATACCAGTCATAAATGGTTTATCTGATAAATTTCATCCCTGCCAGATACTGGGAGATTTGTTTACCATAAAGGAGAAAAAAGGGAAGTTAAAGGGTCTTAAACTTGCATATGTAGGAGATGGAAACAATGTTTGCCATTCCTTAATGCTTGGTGGAGCAAAGATGGGAATGAGAGTTTTTGTTGTAAGCCCCAAAGAGTTGAGACCTGACGAAGAGATTACAAGATGGGCAATGGAGGATGCAAAGAGATATGGTGGAGAGATTGTCCTCACAGATGATCCAGTGGAGGGAGTGAGGGATGCAGATATTATATACACAGATGTCTGGGTTTCTATGGGTCAGGAGGGGGAAGAGGAGAGAAAGAGGAATATTTTAAAGAGATATCAGGTGAACAATGAACTTGTGAAGCATGCCAAGAAGGACTTTATATTTATGCACTGTTTACCCGCTCACAGGGGAGAAGAGGTAACTGATGAGATTATGGATGGGGAGAATTCTGTAGTTTTTGATCAGGCAGAGAACCGTCTTCATGTAGAGAAAGGGATTTTGTCTCTTGTGCTATGA